In the genome of Microbacterium endophyticum, one region contains:
- the rplU gene encoding 50S ribosomal protein L21, with product MVYAVVRAGGRQEKVEVGTVVVLDRLKAKVGDKVELPAVLFVDGDAVTTDSDKLAKISVTAEVVGEERGPKIVIQKFKNKTGYKKRQGHRQDLTRVKVTGIK from the coding sequence GTGGTTTACGCAGTAGTGCGCGCCGGTGGTCGGCAGGAGAAGGTCGAAGTTGGCACGGTAGTCGTTCTCGACCGCCTGAAGGCGAAGGTCGGCGACAAGGTCGAACTCCCCGCTGTGCTGTTCGTTGACGGCGATGCTGTCACGACCGACTCAGACAAGCTCGCGAAGATCTCGGTTACGGCCGAGGTTGTCGGTGAAGAGCGCGGACCCAAGATTGTTATCCAGAAGTTCAAGAACAAGACCGGCTACAAGAAGCGCCAGGGGCACCGTCAGGACCTCACGCGCGTCAAAGTAACCGGCATCAAGTAA
- the rpmA gene encoding 50S ribosomal protein L27, which translates to MAHKKGASSTRNGRDSNAQRLGVKRFGGQAVGAGEIIVRQRGTHFHPGANVGRGGDDTLFALAAGAVEFGNKGGRKVVNIVAAAE; encoded by the coding sequence ATGGCACATAAAAAGGGCGCAAGCTCTACTCGTAACGGTCGCGACTCTAACGCTCAGCGACTGGGCGTAAAGCGCTTCGGCGGTCAGGCTGTGGGTGCGGGCGAGATCATCGTTCGCCAGCGCGGCACTCACTTCCACCCCGGCGCGAACGTTGGCCGTGGCGGAGATGACACGCTTTTCGCTCTCGCCGCTGGCGCAGTCGAATTCGGCAACAAGGGCGGCCGCAAGGTCGTCAACATCGTCGCCGCAGCGGAGTAA
- the obgE gene encoding GTPase ObgE, whose translation MVTFVDRVTLHLRAGKGGNGCVSVRREKFKPLAGPDGGNGGNGGDIILVADPNVTTLLSYHHSPHRDGGNGGFGMGDNRSGLLGESVELPVPVGTVVKDAAGELLVDMIEPGMRFVVAPGGRGGLGNAALSSQKRKAPGFALLGTPGWEGDAQLELKTVADVALVGFPSAGKSSLVASVSAARPKIADYPFTTLHPNLGVVEAGDVRYTIADVPGLIEGASEGKGLGLEFLRHVERCTVLVHVLDCATLDPGRDPLSDLDVILGELAAYPVPEGQRPLLERPQLIALNKLDVPEAKDLADLVRPELEERGFRVFDISAVSRDGLRALTLAIGQIVAEERAAIAAQPVPERIVIRPKGAEANFHIRVEGGTYGNVYRILGEKPVRWVQQTDFQNEEAVGFLADRLDRLGIEDGLFRAGATAGATVVIGEGEGIVFDWEPTVRSAAELMTAPRGTDPRLVQNGRRNTAERREGYRERMDAKAAARDELEAERRAEREASGASE comes from the coding sequence ATGGTCACGTTCGTCGATCGTGTCACCCTTCATCTTCGCGCCGGCAAGGGCGGCAATGGATGTGTTTCTGTACGCCGTGAGAAGTTCAAACCCCTCGCCGGCCCCGACGGCGGCAACGGCGGTAACGGCGGCGACATTATTCTCGTGGCCGACCCCAATGTGACGACGCTGCTGTCATATCACCACTCGCCCCACCGCGATGGCGGTAACGGCGGATTCGGTATGGGCGACAATCGCTCGGGTCTACTCGGCGAGTCCGTCGAACTGCCCGTGCCCGTGGGAACTGTCGTGAAAGATGCGGCAGGAGAGCTGCTCGTCGACATGATCGAGCCCGGCATGCGGTTCGTCGTGGCGCCCGGCGGGCGAGGTGGTCTTGGCAACGCGGCCCTCTCATCACAAAAGCGCAAAGCTCCTGGTTTTGCTCTTCTGGGTACGCCCGGCTGGGAAGGCGATGCGCAGCTCGAGCTCAAGACTGTCGCCGACGTCGCGCTCGTTGGGTTTCCCTCCGCTGGAAAGTCCAGCCTTGTGGCCTCGGTTTCGGCCGCACGTCCCAAAATTGCTGACTACCCATTCACTACGCTGCACCCAAACCTCGGCGTCGTCGAGGCGGGAGACGTGCGATACACCATTGCCGACGTTCCTGGTCTGATTGAGGGCGCCAGCGAAGGCAAAGGCTTGGGGCTCGAGTTCCTTCGACATGTCGAACGTTGCACAGTGCTCGTGCACGTGCTCGACTGTGCAACGCTCGACCCAGGCCGCGACCCTCTCAGCGATCTGGATGTCATCCTTGGGGAGCTCGCGGCATATCCCGTCCCGGAGGGGCAGCGGCCACTTCTTGAGCGCCCCCAACTTATTGCGCTGAACAAGCTCGATGTTCCAGAAGCGAAAGATCTTGCTGATCTCGTGCGCCCTGAACTCGAAGAGCGTGGTTTTCGCGTGTTCGATATCTCAGCGGTGAGCCGCGATGGTCTACGCGCACTCACGCTCGCGATCGGTCAAATCGTTGCCGAAGAACGAGCGGCGATTGCTGCTCAGCCTGTTCCCGAGCGCATCGTCATCCGGCCCAAGGGCGCCGAAGCGAACTTCCACATTCGCGTCGAAGGTGGCACCTACGGAAACGTGTACCGCATTCTCGGTGAGAAGCCCGTGCGGTGGGTGCAGCAGACCGATTTCCAGAACGAAGAAGCAGTCGGATTCCTCGCTGACCGCCTGGACCGTCTCGGTATCGAAGACGGATTGTTCCGAGCGGGAGCAACCGCCGGGGCAACCGTCGTCATTGGTGAGGGTGAAGGCATCGTTTTTGACTGGGAGCCGACGGTTCGCTCTGCGGCTGAGCTCATGACAGCGCCCCGCGGAACGGACCCGCGTCTTGTGCAGAATGGTCGCCGCAACACGGCAGAGCGTCGCGAGGGTTACCGCGAACGTATGGATGCCAAAGCGGCTGCGCGTGACGAGCTCGAAGCGGAACGTCGCGCGGAGCGAGAGGCATCCGGAGCGTCTGAGTGA
- the proB gene encoding glutamate 5-kinase, translating into MTAHRRADIAGARRLVIKVGSSSISGANAHNIKPLVEALAAVHARGVQVVLVSSGAIATGMPFLDLDSRPSDLATQQAAAAVGQNVLIYRYQEALRPFAIVAGQVLLTAGDLENATHRSNARRAMERLLGLRILTIVNENDTVATHEIRFGDNDRLAALVAQLIGADALVLLSDIEALYTRPPDQPGATPIDTVGFDDDISAFQFGSVVVNSVGTGGAATKASAGRLAAASGVGVLVTSIDLVTRALNGEHVGTWFTPDPNATPTLTTASVDTTHR; encoded by the coding sequence GTGACAGCACATCGCCGCGCCGACATTGCTGGCGCTCGTCGCCTCGTTATCAAGGTCGGTTCTTCTTCGATCAGCGGCGCAAACGCGCACAACATCAAGCCTCTCGTTGAAGCTCTAGCCGCCGTGCACGCGCGAGGCGTGCAGGTTGTGCTGGTGTCATCCGGTGCCATCGCGACAGGAATGCCATTCCTCGATCTGGACTCACGCCCCTCGGACCTGGCCACTCAACAAGCAGCAGCAGCTGTGGGCCAAAATGTGTTGATCTACCGGTACCAAGAGGCGCTCCGTCCTTTTGCCATTGTCGCGGGTCAAGTGCTGCTGACCGCGGGTGACCTCGAGAACGCGACTCATCGCTCTAACGCGCGACGCGCCATGGAGCGCCTGCTCGGTCTGCGCATTCTCACCATCGTTAACGAGAACGACACGGTCGCCACGCATGAAATCCGCTTCGGCGATAACGACCGCCTCGCGGCGCTTGTCGCGCAGCTCATCGGGGCGGATGCTCTTGTGCTCCTCAGCGACATCGAAGCCCTCTACACGCGACCGCCAGACCAGCCAGGCGCCACTCCTATCGACACCGTGGGTTTCGACGACGACATATCAGCATTCCAGTTCGGCTCCGTCGTAGTCAACAGCGTCGGTACCGGCGGAGCTGCGACAAAAGCATCGGCAGGGCGCTTGGCTGCGGCATCCGGAGTTGGAGTGCTCGTGACCAGCATCGACCTTGTCACGCGCGCGCTCAACGGCGAGCACGTCGGCACGTGGTTCACGCCAGACCCGAACGCCACGCCAACCCTGACGACAGCTTCAGTGGATACGACCCATCGATAG
- a CDS encoding glutamate-5-semialdehyde dehydrogenase, whose translation MIETLVSAQARMLRAKTAAREIALLSDDQKTRALEAIAAAILADSAVIVAANAEDLARGEASGLSLALRDRLRLDDARVAALASAVRDVADLPDPVGRVLDDRMLENGLHLQKVAVPFGVVGSIYEARPNVTVDIAALALRSGNAIVLRGGSAAEKTNSALVTTMRRALGAVGITPEAIQTIDEFGREGARELMHARGIVDVLVPRGSAELISTVVTESTVPVIETGAGVVHILLDASAPLEWAREIVVNAKVQRPSVCNSVETVLVHRDAAERLIAPVTAALQADGVVVHGDADVQKWGMNIVPATTEDWATEYLGLEIAMRVVDDLDAALAHIREFSTQHTESIITTDDSAAHRFLAEVDSAVVMVNASTRFTDGSEFGFGAEVGISTQKLHARGPMGLSELTSTKWLARGAGQVRA comes from the coding sequence ATGATCGAGACCCTCGTGAGTGCACAAGCACGGATGCTCCGCGCCAAAACAGCCGCGCGCGAGATCGCGCTGCTGAGCGATGATCAGAAAACAAGAGCCCTCGAGGCGATTGCAGCCGCAATCTTGGCGGACTCGGCGGTTATTGTCGCCGCAAACGCCGAGGACCTCGCTCGCGGTGAGGCAAGTGGACTCTCGCTCGCGCTCCGAGATCGTCTCCGACTCGATGACGCGCGCGTGGCGGCGCTCGCCAGCGCCGTCCGAGATGTTGCGGATCTTCCGGATCCCGTTGGTCGAGTGTTAGATGATCGCATGCTCGAAAACGGGCTGCACCTGCAGAAGGTCGCTGTGCCTTTTGGTGTGGTCGGCTCGATTTACGAGGCCAGACCCAATGTCACCGTCGATATCGCGGCGCTCGCTCTTCGTTCGGGAAACGCAATCGTGTTGCGCGGCGGCAGCGCGGCGGAAAAGACAAATTCAGCACTCGTCACCACGATGCGGCGGGCACTCGGTGCTGTTGGCATCACGCCAGAAGCGATTCAGACAATCGACGAATTCGGTCGCGAAGGCGCCCGGGAGTTGATGCATGCGCGGGGCATCGTTGATGTTCTCGTTCCGCGGGGCAGTGCTGAGCTGATTTCCACGGTTGTCACTGAGTCGACTGTTCCGGTGATCGAAACAGGAGCAGGTGTTGTGCACATCCTGCTCGATGCGTCCGCTCCGCTGGAGTGGGCGCGGGAGATCGTCGTCAATGCAAAGGTTCAGCGCCCAAGCGTCTGTAACTCCGTGGAGACCGTATTAGTGCACCGCGATGCAGCCGAGCGCCTCATAGCGCCCGTCACGGCGGCGCTTCAAGCTGACGGCGTTGTGGTTCATGGCGATGCCGATGTGCAGAAGTGGGGGATGAACATCGTCCCGGCTACTACTGAAGATTGGGCCACCGAGTATCTCGGACTTGAGATAGCAATGCGTGTTGTCGATGACCTTGACGCGGCGCTCGCTCATATTCGAGAGTTTTCGACTCAGCACACGGAGTCGATAATCACCACCGACGATTCAGCGGCTCACAGGTTTCTCGCGGAAGTCGATTCCGCTGTCGTGATGGTGAACGCATCAACCCGGTTCACAGACGGAAGCGAATTCGGGTTTGGCGCAGAAGTCGGGATTTCTACCCAAAAACTGCACGCCCGCGGCCCGATGGGGCTTTCTGAACTCACCAGCACGAAGTGGCTGGCGCGCGGCGCCGGTCAGGTTCGCGCCTGA
- the nadD gene encoding nicotinate-nucleotide adenylyltransferase encodes MGGTFDPIHHGHLVAASEVAASFDLDEVVFVPTGEPWQKKSVTASEHRYLMTVIATASNPSFTVSRVDIDRDGPTYTIDTLRDLKTERPDADFFFISGADAVAQILSWRDHDELWDLAHFVAVSRPGHVLSTAGLPTSGASQLEIPALSISSTACRQRVRSGKPVWYLVPDGVVQYIAKHHLYRSKA; translated from the coding sequence ATGGGCGGCACCTTCGATCCCATTCATCATGGCCACCTCGTGGCAGCCAGTGAAGTCGCCGCGTCCTTCGATCTCGACGAAGTGGTCTTTGTGCCGACGGGCGAGCCGTGGCAAAAAAAGAGCGTTACCGCGAGCGAGCATCGTTACCTCATGACAGTGATCGCGACGGCGTCCAACCCGAGTTTCACTGTGAGCCGCGTTGACATCGATCGCGATGGGCCAACGTACACGATTGATACTCTGCGCGACTTGAAGACCGAGCGACCCGATGCAGACTTCTTCTTCATCAGCGGTGCCGATGCCGTAGCGCAAATTCTCAGTTGGAGAGACCATGATGAACTATGGGACCTCGCACACTTCGTAGCGGTATCCCGACCGGGGCACGTCCTGAGCACAGCGGGGCTTCCCACTAGCGGCGCGAGTCAACTTGAGATTCCTGCGTTGTCCATCTCATCAACGGCGTGCCGCCAGCGCGTCCGGAGCGGAAAACCCGTGTGGTACCTCGTACCTGACGGCGTTGTCCAGTACATTGCGAAACACCACCTCTATCGGAGCAAGGCATGA
- the rsfS gene encoding ribosome silencing factor, whose amino-acid sequence MTATPQSIEMLQIAANAADSKGGDDLVALDVSEPLPLVDIFLLVTGRNERNVAAIGDEIEERLLAAGHKRLRREGRQESRWLLIDFGDLVVHIFHEEERNYYGLERLWKDCPVVPFEIAAPASAE is encoded by the coding sequence ATGACAGCCACCCCCCAGTCCATTGAAATGCTCCAGATCGCGGCGAACGCCGCCGACTCGAAGGGCGGCGATGATCTCGTCGCGCTCGATGTCTCCGAACCCCTACCACTGGTAGACATCTTCTTGCTCGTCACCGGGCGCAATGAGCGAAACGTCGCGGCCATCGGCGATGAAATCGAAGAGCGGCTCCTGGCCGCAGGGCACAAGCGCCTTCGACGCGAAGGACGCCAGGAATCCCGTTGGCTGCTCATCGACTTTGGCGACCTGGTCGTGCACATCTTCCACGAGGAAGAGCGCAACTATTACGGCCTCGAGCGTCTCTGGAAGGACTGCCCCGTCGTTCCCTTCGAGATCGCAGCCCCCGCATCCGCGGAGTGA
- a CDS encoding alpha/beta hydrolase fold domain-containing protein: protein MTPSLPDALVPIALKLLRANRTFITADGAMRRIRERELRPASYGPPARLGRGIRVDVEHVDGWPVYTIRPKAARGGLVYVHGGGWVNEIASQHWHLAARLASEASLVVTLPIYPLVPFGTALEALEGVRALVHRSHDYFGPTSLAGDSAGGQIALSTALALRDEGVVLPHTVLISPALDLSWSNPRIPEVQPTDPWLGTPGGKVLSESWRGDLELSDPTVSPLFGDLTGLGPITVFTGTRDVLNPDAHVLAKIAGNANVPFQLYEAPNQVHVYPLIPTRAGRDAQSKFVEILRSAW from the coding sequence ATGACGCCATCTTTGCCCGACGCCTTGGTCCCCATCGCGTTAAAGTTGCTTCGAGCGAACCGCACCTTCATCACGGCAGACGGCGCGATGCGTCGTATCCGTGAGCGCGAGCTGCGCCCCGCGTCATACGGTCCACCAGCTCGGCTCGGCCGGGGCATCCGTGTTGATGTCGAACACGTGGATGGCTGGCCCGTGTATACGATCAGGCCCAAAGCCGCCCGCGGCGGCCTCGTCTATGTGCACGGCGGCGGCTGGGTCAACGAGATTGCGTCCCAGCACTGGCACCTCGCTGCCCGACTTGCGAGCGAAGCGTCATTAGTAGTGACGCTGCCGATCTACCCGCTCGTACCTTTCGGCACAGCGCTCGAAGCACTCGAAGGCGTGCGCGCGCTGGTTCACCGCAGTCATGACTATTTTGGGCCGACTTCGCTCGCGGGAGATTCTGCCGGTGGACAGATTGCTCTCTCGACTGCCCTCGCGTTACGCGATGAAGGCGTCGTCCTCCCACACACGGTGCTCATCTCGCCGGCGCTGGATCTATCGTGGAGCAACCCCCGCATACCCGAAGTGCAACCCACTGACCCTTGGCTCGGCACACCCGGCGGCAAAGTGCTCAGTGAGAGTTGGCGCGGTGACCTTGAACTGAGCGATCCGACGGTCAGCCCGCTCTTTGGCGATCTCACAGGACTCGGCCCGATAACCGTCTTCACGGGCACCCGCGACGTCCTCAACCCGGATGCTCACGTCCTCGCGAAAATCGCGGGCAACGCGAATGTGCCCTTTCAACTCTATGAAGCGCCGAACCAGGTGCATGTGTACCCGCTCATTCCCACCCGCGCAGGCCGCGACGCGCAGAGCAAGTTCGTTGAGATCTTGCGCAGCGCATGGTGA
- a CDS encoding ice-binding family protein: MIRIYSSARTAAIVAAAAALILIPATVASADTTIDGPVGLGTAGTYSVLAASTVTNTNVSTLSGDLGLSPGSSITGFPPGLVGGTVHQTDAEAAQAQVDLTTAYNVAASLTPNQTGLGELTGPSLTPGVYSGNALSVNGVLVLAGTAESVWVFQASSTLTVGSSAQVIMTGGASACNVFWQVGTSATIGTGAQFVGTVMANISVTANTAATVTGRLLARTGAVTLDTNTLTAATGCSTTPGDVSTSPEITSTAPADGTVGTSYSHTITSSGTPDATYSVTTGQLPMGLVFDGTTGTISGTPTVPGSTTFTVTASNGTSPDDEVTYVLTVNAVSPEVAPETPADNQPVSSDEAPLLAESGLSLGATPFVGFAFVALGVLAVIRSRRVATRR, encoded by the coding sequence ATGATCCGTATTTATTCGTCTGCACGCACTGCCGCAATCGTTGCTGCGGCCGCCGCCCTCATCTTGATTCCCGCGACAGTCGCCTCCGCGGATACGACTATCGACGGGCCCGTCGGACTCGGCACCGCAGGCACATATTCCGTGCTGGCGGCATCAACCGTCACCAACACAAACGTCTCGACCCTTTCGGGAGACCTGGGATTGAGTCCCGGCTCCTCCATTACTGGCTTTCCCCCAGGGCTTGTTGGCGGCACTGTTCACCAAACAGACGCAGAAGCGGCCCAGGCGCAGGTAGATTTGACAACCGCCTACAACGTTGCGGCGTCGCTCACGCCCAACCAAACCGGACTCGGCGAGCTCACCGGTCCCTCGCTCACGCCGGGCGTGTACTCCGGCAACGCGTTGTCTGTAAACGGAGTACTCGTACTCGCTGGCACCGCAGAGTCGGTGTGGGTATTCCAAGCGTCTTCCACATTGACCGTGGGGTCGTCGGCCCAAGTCATCATGACGGGCGGCGCGAGCGCGTGCAATGTCTTCTGGCAAGTTGGCACCTCCGCGACCATCGGGACGGGCGCGCAGTTTGTCGGAACGGTAATGGCAAATATCTCCGTCACGGCGAACACCGCAGCGACTGTCACCGGTCGTCTTCTGGCTCGTACGGGCGCGGTCACGCTCGATACGAACACGCTCACGGCCGCGACCGGGTGTTCCACAACACCGGGTGATGTTTCGACCAGCCCCGAGATCACCTCGACAGCGCCCGCGGATGGAACTGTTGGCACGTCCTATTCCCACACGATTACATCGTCGGGTACTCCGGATGCGACATACAGCGTGACGACCGGACAGCTGCCCATGGGCCTTGTATTCGATGGCACGACGGGGACGATTTCTGGTACGCCGACGGTGCCCGGGTCGACCACCTTCACCGTCACGGCAAGCAACGGCACATCGCCAGATGACGAAGTGACCTACGTATTAACCGTGAACGCGGTGAGTCCTGAAGTCGCCCCGGAGACGCCAGCGGACAACCAACCTGTTTCCAGTGATGAAGCCCCATTGCTTGCTGAGAGCGGACTCTCGCTCGGCGCAACGCCGTTCGTGGGATTCGCCTTCGTTGCTCTAGGCGTACTCGCTGTGATCCGTTCGCGGCGCGTGGCGACTCGCCGCTAA
- a CDS encoding 3-methyladenine DNA glycosylase: MTSPPPMCLELAEWQELERIHHVSADTMTVGRRTRAARGETHPVDDFLYTYYSYKPAVLRRWHPGAGVRLKGAAATSRTQWRGYRGEGDDLVVDAALFANEKNTLVRAVAGVLRATALKTPSFGCFGLHEWAMLYRSSEVRHDVPLRLGTSGTNAVVERHEIRCTHFDAFRFFTPAAGPRNIIQLSAQERVNNEQPGCLHSNMDLYKWAVKLGPLVPGQLLLETFDLAKSIREVDMRASPYDLSAWGYAPIAIETSAGKTEYGRMQRVFATRAAPLRDQLERIALDALAASRHAPRTDHSEYA, translated from the coding sequence GTGACGAGTCCACCTCCTATGTGCCTTGAGCTCGCCGAATGGCAAGAGCTCGAGCGAATCCATCACGTCTCAGCAGACACGATGACTGTGGGTCGTCGTACGCGTGCCGCTCGCGGTGAGACGCATCCGGTAGATGATTTTCTCTACACCTACTACTCATACAAACCTGCTGTCCTTCGCCGTTGGCACCCCGGTGCCGGAGTGCGCCTAAAGGGGGCAGCAGCTACGTCGCGTACTCAGTGGCGGGGCTATCGCGGCGAGGGTGATGACCTCGTCGTGGATGCGGCACTCTTTGCCAACGAAAAGAACACCCTTGTACGAGCGGTCGCGGGTGTGTTGCGGGCAACCGCGCTCAAGACACCGTCGTTCGGATGCTTCGGCCTACACGAGTGGGCGATGCTGTATAGAAGCTCCGAAGTACGCCACGACGTGCCACTCAGGCTGGGAACGTCGGGCACTAATGCTGTTGTTGAAAGACACGAAATACGCTGCACTCACTTCGATGCGTTCCGGTTTTTCACTCCTGCCGCGGGTCCGAGAAATATCATTCAGCTATCCGCACAGGAACGTGTCAACAATGAGCAGCCGGGATGCCTCCACTCGAACATGGACCTCTACAAGTGGGCTGTGAAACTCGGGCCACTAGTACCGGGACAGTTGCTTCTTGAAACTTTCGACCTCGCCAAGTCGATCAGAGAAGTAGATATGCGTGCGTCGCCATATGATCTGAGCGCTTGGGGCTATGCACCGATAGCAATCGAAACGTCAGCAGGAAAGACTGAATACGGCCGGATGCAACGCGTCTTCGCGACACGCGCCGCCCCGCTCCGCGATCAACTCGAGCGCATCGCGCTGGATGCCTTAGCGGCGAGTCGCCACGCGCCGCGAACGGATCACAGCGAGTACGCCTAG
- a CDS encoding SOS response-associated peptidase: MCGRFVVAKAGAELVGVLRADVVSAELPPPSYNIAPTTMAAIVLDSIKTEPPTRRVEPARWGLVPGWAKDPSIGGRAFNARVEEIETKPMFRGALEKRRAVVPASGYYEWKTTAAGKTPHYIHPAEGEPMFFAGLYEWWKNPAAAAGTSPWMLSFTILTRSAVGTLGSIHDRMPLFVDPDVAEAWLDPTIDNVGDILDAAVDAAPDLSETLDNHVVSAAVGNVRNNSPELIEPARFE; encoded by the coding sequence ATGTGTGGGCGTTTTGTAGTCGCGAAGGCCGGAGCCGAGCTCGTGGGTGTATTACGCGCGGATGTCGTGAGCGCAGAGCTGCCACCTCCTTCCTACAACATCGCGCCCACCACTATGGCGGCAATCGTTCTTGACTCGATCAAGACAGAGCCGCCAACGCGACGTGTGGAACCGGCACGTTGGGGACTAGTTCCGGGCTGGGCAAAAGACCCCTCGATTGGTGGTCGTGCCTTCAACGCTCGTGTAGAGGAGATCGAGACCAAACCTATGTTCCGCGGCGCTCTCGAAAAGCGGCGCGCAGTAGTGCCGGCATCCGGATACTACGAGTGGAAGACCACTGCAGCGGGAAAGACCCCGCACTACATCCACCCCGCAGAGGGCGAACCGATGTTCTTCGCGGGGCTGTACGAGTGGTGGAAGAACCCTGCAGCCGCAGCCGGCACAAGTCCATGGATGCTGAGTTTCACGATCCTCACACGTTCCGCTGTCGGCACACTCGGTTCGATTCACGATCGAATGCCACTGTTTGTCGACCCGGATGTGGCGGAAGCCTGGCTCGATCCGACAATCGATAACGTCGGCGACATCCTCGATGCTGCTGTCGATGCGGCACCCGATTTGTCAGAGACTCTCGACAACCACGTCGTCTCCGCTGCAGTCGGCAATGTGCGGAACAATTCCCCTGAGCTCATTGAGCCTGCGCGGTTCGAGTGA
- a CDS encoding App1 family protein translates to MWARRSGRIPTVAAFPGYGGADWVRVLGRVVIPPRARERGAGEYAGVRGWRSFASVPIGFARVTISVDGATHEVVADRGGVIDTEIAATLRPGWQSLRMSVEGGEPVETRVFIVGRDTRFGVISDVDDTVMVTALPRPFLAAWNSFVINEHARQPVPGMSVLLERLVREHPGAPIVYLSTGAWNIAPTLARFLRRHLFPAGAMLLTDWGPTHDRWFRSGKIHKSENLERLAAEFPDVKWLLIGDDGQHDDAIYTDFTSAHPDHVAGVAIRQLSPAEAVLAGGRTVVNNHAAAEVPWVTDGDGAGLLEKLQELGLVESPKH, encoded by the coding sequence ATGTGGGCCCGCCGTAGCGGAAGAATTCCTACAGTTGCGGCTTTTCCGGGGTACGGCGGCGCCGATTGGGTGCGCGTACTTGGGCGCGTCGTTATTCCGCCGCGTGCTCGCGAACGAGGGGCTGGCGAATACGCCGGCGTTCGAGGCTGGCGAAGTTTTGCCTCGGTACCGATTGGATTCGCCCGAGTGACAATCAGTGTCGACGGCGCGACGCACGAAGTGGTCGCCGATCGCGGCGGCGTTATCGACACAGAGATCGCGGCAACGTTGAGGCCGGGATGGCAGTCGCTCCGGATGTCGGTTGAAGGCGGAGAACCGGTGGAAACCCGCGTTTTCATCGTGGGGCGAGATACTCGATTCGGCGTCATTTCAGACGTTGACGACACTGTGATGGTGACGGCACTGCCGCGACCGTTTCTCGCAGCCTGGAACTCGTTCGTTATCAACGAGCATGCGCGACAGCCTGTGCCGGGGATGTCGGTATTGCTCGAGCGTCTTGTGCGTGAGCACCCCGGAGCACCGATCGTGTATCTCTCGACAGGCGCGTGGAACATCGCGCCCACGCTCGCTCGTTTCCTCCGACGCCACCTCTTCCCCGCTGGCGCCATGCTTCTCACTGACTGGGGTCCAACGCACGACCGGTGGTTCCGAAGCGGCAAGATCCACAAGAGCGAAAACCTGGAACGCCTCGCTGCCGAGTTTCCGGACGTCAAGTGGCTCCTCATCGGCGACGACGGACAACACGACGACGCGATTTACACGGATTTCACGAGCGCTCATCCTGATCATGTGGCAGGCGTTGCAATACGCCAGCTCTCCCCCGCCGAAGCAGTACTCGCGGGTGGACGAACCGTCGTCAACAACCACGCAGCTGCCGAAGTGCCGTGGGTCACCGACGGTGACGGCGCGGGCCTCCTTGAGAAGCTCCAGGAGCTCGGACTCGTGGAGTCGCCAAAGCACTGA
- a CDS encoding DedA family protein, translating to MNDVLTWLLDAVQNVDPVLRTALAGVAMMLETSVLVGLIVPGDSIVIVAATAVSSPWEAVFLALAVIIGALIGESIGFWLGRYLGPVIRASRVGSRIGEKNWQRSENYLNRRGGPAIFLSRFLPVLHSLVPLTVGMSGYSYRRFLAWTAPACVVWAALYVSVASAAAGTYRELSQSIHGAGYIFVGVIAAFLVLVYAVKKIVERVERKHIDGGGEPDDDAHPSLGDMGD from the coding sequence GTGAACGACGTGCTCACCTGGCTCCTCGATGCGGTGCAGAATGTCGACCCTGTGCTGCGTACCGCGCTCGCCGGCGTCGCCATGATGTTGGAGACGAGCGTGCTGGTCGGCCTGATAGTCCCGGGCGATTCGATCGTCATTGTCGCGGCAACAGCTGTGTCATCACCGTGGGAGGCGGTATTCCTCGCACTCGCGGTCATCATCGGCGCGCTCATCGGTGAAAGCATCGGTTTTTGGTTGGGGCGATATCTCGGCCCTGTCATCCGCGCGTCACGCGTTGGCAGCCGAATTGGCGAGAAGAATTGGCAACGCTCCGAAAACTACTTGAACCGCAGAGGCGGCCCGGCGATCTTCCTCTCGCGATTTCTTCCCGTCCTCCACTCACTCGTCCCCCTCACTGTCGGCATGAGTGGCTATTCGTATCGCCGTTTTCTTGCATGGACCGCCCCCGCCTGCGTCGTGTGGGCAGCGCTGTACGTATCGGTTGCGTCCGCCGCAGCAGGGACGTATCGCGAGCTCAGCCAAAGCATCCACGGTGCTGGTTACATTTTCGTTGGCGTGATTGCCGCGTTTCTCGTTCTCGTCTACGCCGTCAAGAAGATCGTGGAGCGCGTCGAGCGCAAGCACATTGACGGCGGCGGCGAGCCAGATGACGATGCGCACCCCTCGCTAGGAGACATGGGAGACTGA